TCGAATACCCTCCTCAGGGTGGTGCGCGATGAGAACACCGCTGGCAAACGCCTTCGTCACTCGGGCGAAGCGTGCTGGTTCCACAGGGATTGACATGGCGGCTCCTTCAACACGGCCATGCTATCGACCGCGAGCGCTCGGCGGATCAGACTTCCGGCCCTTCCCTCCGGGCGATCCGCCTTACCCGCGCCACCGAAGCCGCGCCGGTCACACATCATAAAGGGGCCGGGGCGATTGTGAACTGTTCCCCATTTGTTGGACAAGTTAATTAAACACCTAGGCTGCAGCGTGGCGTCGACCAGACGCTCGGGCTTCTGCTCGGCGAGCGCGACGGTGCCCGGGTTCTCCGACTCGAAACGCTGTCGTTCAGCTGCATCAGCGAAGCTCGCGTCGTGGCAAACCACGGTATAGCCATCCCGCGTAAGCGCCTCGACGGCGGCGGGGCCTGCAAAATGCCGTGCATGAGTCACGAGGGCGATCTTCATTGTTCATTTCCTCTCAATTGGTTCTGGAATTCACGGAGGTCGGCGACCAAGAGGTCGGGCACCTCCAACGCGGCGAAGTGTCCACCGCGAGGCATATCTGTGAAGCGCTCGAGCCGAAACATCCGCTCCAACCACTCGGCCGGCGGTCGTCGAATTTCGGCGGGGAATCGAGCGTACGCAGTGGGCACGTCGATGATCTCGCCCGGAGGAAAAGTCCACCCTTCCCGCGCTCGTTCGGCGTACAGCCGGGATGAGGAGTCAGCCCACTCCCGCGCGCAGCATTCAAATCATCTGCTGACATCGATTGTTAGGCACATATGTGCAGAGTTGTTGTGCAACGACGCGTGTGTACGCAAAGCTGTTCCCAGCTCGACCTGTAGGAGGAATGAGGAATGATGAACGAAAACAGCGATTCGCTGGTCTTCGTGCTCCAGCACAAGAACGACCGCTTCGACCCGATGCCATTCAGCATCGCTCGGAGCTGGACAGAGGATCTGGGCGCCGACATCGCGCTGTACGTGATGTATGACGCGCTGGAACTGATCAAGAAGGACGCAGTCGAGGGCGCGCCCGATATTCGGGAAAGCTTGGACGCACTACTCGCTGCCGGCGTGTCCATCTATGCATGCGGGTTCTGCTCTCGTGCTTGCGAGCTGTCGACCGACGACTATTACCCCGGTATCCAGGTCGCCAACCGGCAGATTTTCCACGGCCTCATGTCTGACCGTCGTCCGCTCTACTGGTGACCGCGGTGAGTCCCACGCCGTTCGAGATCGCCGTGCCAGACGAGGTACTTGACGACCTCCACAAGCGGCTCGCCAACACTCGATTTCCCGCGTCGATAGAAGGTGCTGGATGGTCCTACGGCACCGATGTCGGGTATCTCCAGAGTCTGGTCGACTACTGGCGCACCGATTTCAATTGGCGTGAAGCCGAGCGGCGTCTGAACGAACTCCCGCAGTATCGCGCGCGGATCCAGGACGTCGACCTCCACTTTGTCCACGTCCCTGGAAAGGGACCGGCTCCGACGCCGCTCCTGTTCGTGCACGGTTGGCCAGGATCCTTCTCGGAGGTTTCCAAGATCATCGGCCCGTTGACCGATCCGGCGGCACACGGCGGCGATCCGGAAAACTCCTTCTCCGTGGTCGCGCCGAGCCTCCCAGGCTTTGGATTTT
This is a stretch of genomic DNA from Flaviflexus salsibiostraticola. It encodes these proteins:
- a CDS encoding DsrE family protein, which gives rise to MMNENSDSLVFVLQHKNDRFDPMPFSIARSWTEDLGADIALYVMYDALELIKKDAVEGAPDIRESLDALLAAGVSIYACGFCSRACELSTDDYYPGIQVANRQIFHGLMSDRRPLYW